Below is a genomic region from Campylobacter geochelonis.
CTCGTTTTTTAAACATCTCTTTATCAAAATCATCTCTTTTTAATAAATTTATAGCCGATTTTGCAAACCGCTCTAACGCTCTTATATATTTAACTCTTTTTGCTTTTTCTTCTATGGAAATATTCAAAATTTTACCTTTTTGCTTAATTATACCAAATTTGTTGAATTTCTATTATTTAAATATATATAATAAGTATATTTATAAATATTTTTGAAACGTATGCAGTGAGAAATGCCTATATTTAGGCATTTTAAAAAATATATTAAAATATATCAAAACCCTTGACATTTTATTTATTTCGTGATACAATTTCATAAAATTTAAAAAGAGGAGACTTTATGCAAAAAGATACACTAGCACTTCACGAGGGCTATAACTCAAAAGATGGTTTTGGAACGATGAGTGTTCCGATTTATCAAACGACGGCTTATGATTTTGGCACAGGTGAAGTAGCAGCAGATAGATTTGCTCTTCGTGCATTAGGACAAATTTATAGTCGTCTAACAAACCCAACAACCGATGTTTTAGAAGCTCGTTTAGCAGCGCTTGAAGGCGGAGAGGCGGCTTTAGCAGTTGCTAGCGGTCAAGCAGCTATATTTTACTCTGTAGCAAATCTTGCTCAAGCTGGTGAAAATATCATAGTAGCAAAAAAAGTCTATGGCGGTTCAACCACACTTTTAACGCATACTATCAAAAGATTTGGCATAGAAGCTAGAGTTTTTGACTCTGATAATGCTGATGACTTAGAAGCGTTAATAGATGATAAAACAAGAGCGATATTTTTTGAAACGCTCTCAAACCCACAAATCGCAATTCCAAATCTAGATAAAATCGTTTCAATAGCACAAAAGTATAAAATCATCACAATAGCCGATAACACAGTCGCTACTCCAGTGCTATTTAACCCTATAGCTAGAGGTGTTGATGTTGTAGTTCATAGTGCAAGCAAGTATATAAACGGACAAGGTTCGGCAATCGGCGGTATAATAGTTGCGCGTAAAGGACTAAATGATTATATCAAAGGTAACTCAAGATATGCACACTTTAACGAACCAGATGAGAGCTATCATGGTCTTGTTTACACAGATGTTCCACTTCCGATTTTCACACTTAGAATTCGTATCGCCCTACTTCGCGATATCGGCGCAACCTTATCGCCATTTAACGCATGGGTGTTAATCCAAGGACTTGAAACACTAACTTTAAGAGTAAAAAAACACTCAGAAAATGCACTTAAAATTGCTCAATGGTTAGAAAAACATCCAAAAGTAAAAAGCGTAAACTATCCTGGTTTAAAAAGCGCAAGCACATACGAAAAAGCTCAAAAATACTTCTTAAACGGCGAAGCAAGCGGGCTTTTAAGTTTTGATGTTGGAGATTTTGAGTATGCTAAAAAGATTTTAAATTCAACTGAAATTTTTAAAGTAGTCGTAAACATCGGCGATAGTAAATCGATCATAACTCATCCAGCTTCAACCACACATTCACAGCTTAGCGAAACAGAGCTAAACGCGAGTGGCGTTCCGGCTGGTCTTATAAGATTAAGCGTTGGGCTTGAAGATAGTAATGATTTAATAAAAGATTTAGAAAAGGCGTTAGGATAATGGCAATATTAACAACAAAAGGGGTAAATGGAATACTTGCTATACTAGAAATAGCAAAAGCTAGTGAAGTTTCACCGATAACCATAAAAGAGATATCAGAAAAAACTGGTATCTCTAAAAACTATATGCAACAAATTCTAGACCCACTTAGAGAAGAAGGGATAATTGGAGCGTTAAAAGGTAAAAGTGGCGGATATTTTTTAGCTAAAAAGCCAAGCGAGATTAAATTTTATGATATTTTTGTGGCTTTAGAAAAAGATGTAAAAATAACAAATTTAATCGTAAAAAATGAGCCTATAAAAAAGGCTTTTGACAAATTTGATAGAGAAATAAAAGAAGTTTTATCTCTTAGTTTGGAAGATTTTTACAAACAAGAAGAAGATAATAGAAAATTTTTAAATTTTGTTATATAAAGGAAATACAATGAAAATAGCACAAAACGTAACACAACTTATAGGAAACACTCCGCTTGTTAAGATAAACAAGCTATCACACAACGCTACGATTCTAGCAAAAGCTGAATTTTTAAACCCAGCTCACTCAGTAAAAGATCGTATAGCTTACGCTATGATAACTGATGCTATGGATAGAAAACTCATAGATAAAAACAGTGTTATAGTAGAGCCAACAAGCGGTAACACAGGCGTTGGACTAGCTATGGTGTGCGCTCACTTTGGGCTTAAACTTATACTTACCATGCCTAGCTCGATGAGTATAGAAAGACAAAAACTACTTGACGCACTTGGCGCAAAGATAGTTTTAACAGAACCTGCTCTTGGTATGCAAGGCGCTGTTAATGAGGCAGAAAAGATAGCAAAAGAGACTCCAAATTCGTTTATCCCGCGACAGTTTGAAAACCCAGCAAACCCAGAAATTCACAAAAAAACAACCGCACAAGAAATTTTACGTGATACAGATGGCAAGGTTGATATATTTGTAGCTGGTTTTGGAACTGGTGGAACTGTTAGCGGTATAGGCGAAGTTCTTAAAGCTCACAACCCAAATGTAAAAATAGTAGCAGTTGAGCCATCGGCATCTCCACTGGTAACTGAAGGATTTGCTGGTTCGCACAAAATTCAAGGTATAGGAGCAAATTTTATACCAAAGAATTTAAACCGCGCGGTTATAGATGAGTTTATCACTGTAAATAACGAAGATGCCCTAAAAACAGCTAAAAATTTAGCTCAAAAAGAGGGACTTTTGGTTGGAATTTCAAGCGGGGCAAATGTATTTGCTGCAAATGAGCTAGCAAATAGACCTGAAAACAAAGATAAAGTCATAGTTACGGTTCTTTGCGATACAGGCGAAAGATATCTTTCAACTGAGCTTTATAAATAAATTTTGACTTAATTTGGTTAAATTTATTTTATGATTTCTTAAATTTACGTAAAAATTTAGTCGCTAATTTGGCTTTAAAGTTATAAATTTAGTGGCTAAATTTTGCTTAATCTGATTTAAATTTTTACTTTAACACACTCTTAATACTGCTTTTAAATTTAACGCTATTTTTAAGTAAAAACATAAACTTTGCGATAATTTTAAAAAAGTTTTTTGATAAAATACTACTACTATTTAGTTTATATACGCAAAATTTAGTTGAAAAATTAAATTATATAAATTTAAAATACAAGATGTTAAATTTAATAAAATCCATTTTTATAAATTCCATAAAAACTTGCAAAATACTTCTTATAAAAGTCAAATTTAACTTATAAATTCACAAACATCTGTTGATACTAGAGTCCCCATAAAATCAGCTTTGGCAAATCAAATTTATAAAGCTAAATTTGACTTTTATAAAAATTATTTCAGATTTTAATCATAGTTTTTGAGTGCATAAATTTATGATTAAGCTATTTATAATGATACTAAAAACAAAGTTAAAAGCGAAATGACTCTATAAATTTAAATAAAATCTTTTAAATTTATTTCAACAACGCCATAAATTTAAATCACTAAAATAAAAGTATTTTAATTAACAAATTTGAAAAACTGTTTAGAGCAAAACAACGGAATAAAAATTCATATAACCATGAAATTTAAAAACTATCTAAAACTAACGCGCGAGAGTTTTAAATTTAATCTTACAAAAAACGCGAACGAATTGTGCTAATCAACATTAAAATTTAAATAAAGTTAAGTAAATTTACTTAACTTTTGCTTTAAACTCAGCTATAATCCCCTCGTATTTGCCTTCATCAGTGCAATAAATAAGCAACAAATCATCAGCGTGAAAAGTATATGAGCCGCTAACCTTAATGCTTTCATTGTCCCTTTTAACCAAAAGTATCAAAAAGTCATCATCCATATCAAGTTCTGCTAGGCTATGACCTATAGCTTTTGAACCGCTAGGGATGGTAAATTGTCTTAATCCGCTATAATAAATCGGTTTGTTTGGAAGGTGCATGTTTGGATCATACTCTTCATCTTTTATGCCAAAAAACGAAGCAGCAAAGCCAAGAGTCGAGCCTTGAAGCAAAACAGATACTAAAACCATAAAAAATATCACATTAAACATTATATGAGCATTTTCTAATCCAGCCGCCATAGGATAAGTTGCAAGTATGACTGGAACAACCCCTCTAAAGCCAACCCACGATATAAAAATCTTCTCTTTTATATTAAATTTAGATAAAGCAAGTCCTATAAAAACGCTCAGCGGTCTTGCTACAAACATCAAAAATAGCGCTATCACACAGCTTATCAACGCTACACTTGGTAGCTCACTTGGAAAAACCAAAAGCCCTAGCGTTAAGAAGATAAAAACTTGCATTAACCATGCAACACCATCAAAAAAACCTATTAAATTTCTTTTATGTATAAACTCTTTTTTGTTTGCAAAAATTCCAGCTATATAGACTGCGATATAGCCATTTCCACCTATTTTAGATGTAAAACCAAATAAAAATATAACCAAAGCTATCATCAAAACCGGATAAAGTCCCCATGAGCTAAGTTTTATCCTGTTTAAAAAACCAGGCATTATCAAGCCAAATCCATATCCCAAAGCACCACCTAAAACAAACTGTAAAATCAAATCCTTAATCAAAATAAAGGCATTTGGAGCTTGTGGAGCTGTTATGATACCAATAACCGTTAGAGTTAAAAATATCGCCATAGGATCATTACTTCCACTTTCAAACTCAAGCAGTTCGCCTATGCTGTTTTTAAGCCTAATGCCTTTTGAGCGAAGTATGGCAAACACAGCCGCAGCGTCAGTTGAGCTAATAATACAAGCAAGCAAAAAGCTTTCTAAAAATGTAAAGTCTAAAACAAAATAAACAAAGCTACTAAGCACAAGAGCCGTTATCACAACTCCAAGAGTCGCAAGAACAAGCCCTGCTTTATAAATAGGTTGAATAGCTTTAAAAGATGTATCAAGCCCACCAGCAAAAAGGATAAAAATCAAAGCTATAGTTCCAAAATCCCCAGCTAGTTTGGCATTACTAAATTCTATCTTTAAAATTCCATCAGTACCAGCAAACATGCCAATAGCTAAGAAAAACAACAAAGCAGGAACGCCGTATTTATCAGAAATCTTACTAAATAGCACGCTTGCGACGAACAACACACCCATAACTATGAACTGAGTTTCCAAAACTTCCCTTCCTACTCAAATTTGCTTTACTTAAACGGATAAAACCAACCACTGTCTACCTTGCTAGTTTTGCCACACTATATTGTTTTATTAAATTTATTTTTTATCTTTTTTGTCATCGTAAAATATAAGATCAAACCTGCTTTTTCTTTTTACAAGCGAGCCTTTTGTAACCTTTGTACCTTGACTTAGACGCTCTATATCGCTTCTTAGCTCATCGACTACTTTTTCATACTCTTCGATTTGCTCTTTTAACTGAAATACAACATCAACGCCAGCTAAATTTACACCCAAGTCCCTAGTAAGCCGCAAAATCATCTTTATCCTATCGACATCGCGCTCTGAGTAAAGTCTCATCTTACCCTCGGTTCTATCTGGCTCTATAAGACCCTCTTTTTCATACTGTCTAAGAGTTTGAGGGTGAATGTCTAAAACTTTAGCCACTACGCTTATAAGATATACTGGCTCATCATAGCTATGCATTTTTTATCCTTATATTTTATAAATTTTCTTCAAGAACTTTTCGTGCTTGGCTATCAAGTTCATTGATATTTGGAAGTATAACATTAACAGTAAGATACAAATCTCCATAAATTTTGCTACTTCTGTTTTGTATACCATATCCTTTTAGTCGAATTTTTTGTCCATTTTTAGTATTTTCAGAGATTTTAATGCTAACATCTTTTTTATATGTCTTAACATCAATCTTGCCACCAAAAAGAGCTGTTTTTAAAGGTATATCGATGTTTTTATACAAGTCATCGCCATCTATTTTATACTCAGAACTGTTTTCAACAGATACGATAAGTATGATATCTCCAGTTTCATTGCTTCTTTGAGACTTTTTACCTTTGCCTCTGATTCTAAGTTTTTCGCCATCTTTTATGCCAGCAGGAATGCGAATTTTGATACTTTGTCCATTTAAATTTATCTGTTTTTCGCCACCAGTTATGGCAAAGTCAAAGTCGATATTTAGCCTTGCATTTATATCCAAATCTTCAGCAAAACCGCCGCCATTAAAGCCGTTAAATCCAGATGAGAAGCCACCATTTGATCTAAAATTTCCAGAAGCGAAACCACCACCAAAAATATTTTTTAAGATTTCGTTTAAGTCGCCCATATCTTCTGCATTTCTAGCGAAATCTTGGAAATTTTGACCGCCAAACATATTATCGCCGTGCATATCATACTGTTTACGCTTATTTTCATCGCTTAAGATTTCATAAGCCCCATTTATCTCTTTAAATTTATTCTCAGCTTCTGGGTCTTTGTTTATATCAGGATGATACTTTCTAGCAAGCCTTCTATAGGCTTTTTTTATCTCTTCAGCACTAGCATCTTTGCTAACGCCTAGAGTTTCGTATAAACTATCACTCATCTACACTTTCCTTATGATTGTTATATAATTTATATTTAGTTATTTAACTATATAGATTTGAGTCTTATTATATCAAAAAGTTTAGTCTATGTCAATCAATCTTTAGCAAATTTTTATTTACTTATTCAAAATTTTATATTAAAGAAATGTTAAAATCAGACATTTATAATTCAGAAAAATTAATC
It encodes:
- a CDS encoding O-acetylhomoserine aminocarboxypropyltransferase/cysteine synthase family protein; this translates as MQKDTLALHEGYNSKDGFGTMSVPIYQTTAYDFGTGEVAADRFALRALGQIYSRLTNPTTDVLEARLAALEGGEAALAVASGQAAIFYSVANLAQAGENIIVAKKVYGGSTTLLTHTIKRFGIEARVFDSDNADDLEALIDDKTRAIFFETLSNPQIAIPNLDKIVSIAQKYKIITIADNTVATPVLFNPIARGVDVVVHSASKYINGQGSAIGGIIVARKGLNDYIKGNSRYAHFNEPDESYHGLVYTDVPLPIFTLRIRIALLRDIGATLSPFNAWVLIQGLETLTLRVKKHSENALKIAQWLEKHPKVKSVNYPGLKSASTYEKAQKYFLNGEASGLLSFDVGDFEYAKKILNSTEIFKVVVNIGDSKSIITHPASTTHSQLSETELNASGVPAGLIRLSVGLEDSNDLIKDLEKALG
- a CDS encoding RrF2 family transcriptional regulator, which translates into the protein MAILTTKGVNGILAILEIAKASEVSPITIKEISEKTGISKNYMQQILDPLREEGIIGALKGKSGGYFLAKKPSEIKFYDIFVALEKDVKITNLIVKNEPIKKAFDKFDREIKEVLSLSLEDFYKQEEDNRKFLNFVI
- the cysK gene encoding cysteine synthase A, with the protein product MKIAQNVTQLIGNTPLVKINKLSHNATILAKAEFLNPAHSVKDRIAYAMITDAMDRKLIDKNSVIVEPTSGNTGVGLAMVCAHFGLKLILTMPSSMSIERQKLLDALGAKIVLTEPALGMQGAVNEAEKIAKETPNSFIPRQFENPANPEIHKKTTAQEILRDTDGKVDIFVAGFGTGGTVSGIGEVLKAHNPNVKIVAVEPSASPLVTEGFAGSHKIQGIGANFIPKNLNRAVIDEFITVNNEDALKTAKNLAQKEGLLVGISSGANVFAANELANRPENKDKVIVTVLCDTGERYLSTELYK
- a CDS encoding potassium/proton antiporter, with translation METQFIVMGVLFVASVLFSKISDKYGVPALLFFLAIGMFAGTDGILKIEFSNAKLAGDFGTIALIFILFAGGLDTSFKAIQPIYKAGLVLATLGVVITALVLSSFVYFVLDFTFLESFLLACIISSTDAAAVFAILRSKGIRLKNSIGELLEFESGSNDPMAIFLTLTVIGIITAPQAPNAFILIKDLILQFVLGGALGYGFGLIMPGFLNRIKLSSWGLYPVLMIALVIFLFGFTSKIGGNGYIAVYIAGIFANKKEFIHKRNLIGFFDGVAWLMQVFIFLTLGLLVFPSELPSVALISCVIALFLMFVARPLSVFIGLALSKFNIKEKIFISWVGFRGVVPVILATYPMAAGLENAHIMFNVIFFMVLVSVLLQGSTLGFAASFFGIKDEEYDPNMHLPNKPIYYSGLRQFTIPSGSKAIGHSLAELDMDDDFLILLVKRDNESIKVSGSYTFHADDLLLIYCTDEGKYEGIIAEFKAKVK
- a CDS encoding heat shock protein transcriptional repressor HspR; translated protein: MHSYDEPVYLISVVAKVLDIHPQTLRQYEKEGLIEPDRTEGKMRLYSERDVDRIKMILRLTRDLGVNLAGVDVVFQLKEQIEEYEKVVDELRSDIERLSQGTKVTKGSLVKRKSRFDLIFYDDKKDKK
- a CDS encoding DnaJ C-terminal domain-containing protein produces the protein MSDSLYETLGVSKDASAEEIKKAYRRLARKYHPDINKDPEAENKFKEINGAYEILSDENKRKQYDMHGDNMFGGQNFQDFARNAEDMGDLNEILKNIFGGGFASGNFRSNGGFSSGFNGFNGGGFAEDLDINARLNIDFDFAITGGEKQINLNGQSIKIRIPAGIKDGEKLRIRGKGKKSQRSNETGDIILIVSVENSSEYKIDGDDLYKNIDIPLKTALFGGKIDVKTYKKDVSIKISENTKNGQKIRLKGYGIQNRSSKIYGDLYLTVNVILPNINELDSQARKVLEENL